In the Candidatus Hydrogenedentota bacterium genome, ACGGGGGCGGCGGGCATGGGAGCGGCGGGCGCAGGGCCTGCGGGGGCCTCCCCCTCGTCCACGCTGACGGGGTTGGCGGATGGGGCGGAGGCGTCCCTGGCGGGGATCCAGACCAGCCACGCGCCGACGGCAACGAGTCCGGCGGCAAATCCCAGGACGTACCAGCGCTTCATGGCGTCTCCCCCCGATCCTCTTCCGCGCGCGTTCCGGGCATCCTCACGGACTCGGTCTCAAAGCGGTCGGGGGCCAGTATGCCTCCGGAGACAATCGCCTTCACCGCGTCCTCCACCGTCATCCGGCACACAAGGACATCCTCCTCGGGATACAGCTCCAGCATGCCCACGGTGATGTTGGGGGTCGTCGGCAGATACACGCGCTGGTACACGGTGCCGCCCGCGTCGCGCGCGGTTCCGATGAGGAAACCGAGGCAGTAGGCCCCCCGGAACGGGAACGGCACGAGCACGGGCACCTTTGCGGTCTCCCCGGCATTTTGAAAGGTCAGCGCCTCCACCATCTGCTTGGACGCCCCATAGATGGTCTTCACCAGGGGCAGCTGCTCGATGAAGAACTCGCCCATCTGCACCAGTTTGCGGCCGAGGAAGGCGGTGGTGACCGCGCCCACGAGGTACACCCCGGCGATGAAGGCCGCCACGGACAGGACGGTGACCACCTGCGCGGGAAAGTCCCCGAAGGCCGACTGGGCGAGGGGGGTCAGTTTTCCGATGCTGATGTTGTAGATGAAGCGGATGACCATCACCGTGATCACGATGGGCACGATGAGCAGCAATCCGGAGAGAAGGCGGTTCCGCACCAGCACGCTCACGCGCCGCCCAAGGCGCCGTGCGCGGCGGCGGAGTTTCATCGCGGGCTGCGGGTCGGCGGGGTCATCCTCGTCCCGCTCGGCGCCCACCTCGGGCAGGAGGGCATCCACATCCGAGATGGGGCGCATGTCCATGTCGGACGGCATCAGGATGCCCCCGGACAGGGCGGATTTCACAGCGTCCTCCACGGAGATGCCGGACGAGTACACGTTCCCCGCCGGATACAGGACAAAGTAGCCGCTGGTCGGGTTC is a window encoding:
- a CDS encoding DUF502 domain-containing protein, giving the protein MSPAPEVKKGFRARVAARLQAYLFRGLLVVVPLGISLYAVVFIYRFTAARLVPFVRPVAGELPDAAVVLAAVFLFLAALFVLGVVARAALGKRLIRLLELVLQKIPVVKTIYGAAKQVVETMSPGEEQVKYKAAVLVSFPTRNVFSLGFLTGKSHVEGVGDRVRVFVPTTPNPTSGYFVLYPAGNVYSSGISVEDAVKSALSGGILMPSDMDMRPISDVDALLPEVGAERDEDDPADPQPAMKLRRRARRLGRRVSVLVRNRLLSGLLLIVPIVITVMVIRFIYNISIGKLTPLAQSAFGDFPAQVVTVLSVAAFIAGVYLVGAVTTAFLGRKLVQMGEFFIEQLPLVKTIYGASKQMVEALTFQNAGETAKVPVLVPFPFRGAYCLGFLIGTARDAGGTVYQRVYLPTTPNITVGMLELYPEEDVLVCRMTVEDAVKAIVSGGILAPDRFETESVRMPGTRAEEDRGETP